Proteins co-encoded in one Chitinophagales bacterium genomic window:
- a CDS encoding TonB-dependent receptor plug domain-containing protein has translation MKNSFFFVLMMVCSLLTFGQTSQLKGRVVDGLERTSLIGANIFINNSKGVVTDKNGEFTINCTDSVLLKITFVGYKTLQQYFKCKDGGMIQITMMPNSQKLGTVEVTATSNPNKSQLEQPSSIVKIEKMALKRATGLYLDDAINTNVPGVTMQRRTQSGGQQINIRGYGGGMGFRGVSNNFDGQGVKMYLNGIPITDAEGITVMDDIDFGSVSNTEILKGPSGSLYGLAIAGVVNMKTEQAPKNTTSIDQEVMAGSYGLLRTTTRLSIGAENSSLLLNYGHQQFDGFMPHTNSQKDFVNLMGDFRLNDKQSITTYFGYADSYDERNGELTKEQYETLDYSGNSRYIQNNAHSAVRTFRAGLGHTYRFNKNISNTTTIFGSSQNSDQSSAGGWTDKLPLNYGLRSVFEKKFQLSEKIKLTGITGIEAQKMNASTLGFGMGTDSTNLSGYNTITSIRSNQATANSTYSYFTQWTLGLPMQFSLTAGVGVSNMSIRLEDRLWGLSNNTPENTKLQVYENKYNNLVSPTIAINKNINSVASAYISYSTGYKAPVSGNILIATTGELNTGLKPEKGTQIELGTKGSFMDNRLFYTAAIFNVKYEDKFTTITVQNPENTATLYSYIVNGGRLNNNGLEVLLSYKAIESNTGFIKLLQPFVNFTYSDFEYENYQFQKIGKNSANKDSTIVEDYSGKAVAGVAPTVFNAGIDVETKIGLYGNVYYNYRSSMPYTSDGLYKTNSYSLLNAKLSYHKSIRYFEFDLYAGANNILGTQYYNMVFVNQLSDAYIPAPNEINFFGGLNLKYKF, from the coding sequence CAACAATATTTTAAATGTAAGGATGGTGGTATGATTCAAATCACCATGATGCCTAATTCACAAAAATTGGGTACAGTAGAAGTTACAGCCACTTCAAACCCCAACAAATCACAACTGGAACAACCAAGTTCTATTGTAAAAATAGAAAAAATGGCTCTGAAAAGAGCCACAGGACTCTATCTCGATGATGCCATCAATACCAATGTACCAGGTGTAACTATGCAGCGTAGAACGCAGTCTGGTGGACAACAAATCAATATCAGAGGTTATGGCGGCGGAATGGGATTCAGAGGTGTGAGCAACAACTTTGACGGTCAGGGTGTCAAAATGTATCTCAACGGTATTCCAATTACCGATGCTGAAGGTATTACAGTGATGGATGATATTGATTTTGGCTCTGTTTCAAATACCGAGATTCTGAAAGGTCCATCAGGGAGTTTATACGGTTTGGCCATTGCAGGAGTTGTCAATATGAAGACGGAACAAGCTCCTAAAAACACCACCTCTATCGATCAGGAAGTTATGGCAGGAAGTTATGGTTTGTTGAGAACCACCACTCGCTTGAGTATTGGAGCAGAGAATTCTTCGCTGTTGCTCAACTACGGCCATCAGCAATTTGACGGATTCATGCCCCACACCAACTCACAAAAAGACTTTGTGAATTTGATGGGAGATTTTCGTTTGAATGATAAACAATCCATCACCACTTATTTTGGTTATGCGGACAGTTATGACGAACGCAATGGCGAATTAACAAAAGAACAGTACGAAACCTTAGATTATTCGGGAAATTCAAGATACATTCAGAATAATGCACACTCGGCGGTTAGAACGTTCAGAGCAGGCTTAGGACATACGTATCGATTCAATAAGAATATCTCAAACACCACCACAATTTTTGGTTCGTCACAAAACAGTGACCAAAGTTCTGCTGGAGGGTGGACTGATAAATTACCATTGAATTATGGTTTACGCTCTGTGTTTGAAAAGAAATTTCAGCTATCTGAGAAAATTAAATTAACAGGTATTACAGGAATAGAAGCCCAAAAAATGAATGCTTCAACTCTAGGGTTTGGTATGGGTACAGACAGTACCAATCTTAGTGGTTACAATACTATAACCAGCATTCGTAGCAATCAAGCAACTGCGAATTCTACCTATTCCTATTTCACTCAATGGACTTTGGGTTTACCCATGCAGTTTAGTTTAACCGCCGGAGTGGGCGTAAGTAACATGAGCATTCGTTTAGAAGATCGCTTGTGGGGATTGAGCAATAATACACCAGAAAATACCAAATTACAAGTCTATGAAAACAAGTACAACAATTTGGTTTCACCTACTATTGCCATTAACAAGAACATAAACAGTGTTGCTTCTGCTTATATTTCTTATTCTACTGGCTATAAAGCTCCGGTAAGCGGAAATATCTTAATTGCTACAACAGGTGAGTTAAATACAGGTTTGAAACCAGAAAAAGGGACTCAAATTGAGTTGGGAACAAAAGGTAGTTTCATGGACAATAGATTGTTTTATACGGCAGCTATCTTCAATGTAAAGTATGAAGACAAGTTTACAACAATTACGGTTCAAAATCCAGAAAATACAGCTACTTTATACTCGTATATAGTGAATGGTGGCCGTTTAAATAACAATGGACTTGAAGTATTGTTGAGTTATAAAGCCATAGAATCTAACACCGGATTTATTAAACTGCTACAACCTTTTGTCAACTTCACCTATTCTGATTTTGAATATGAGAATTATCAATTCCAAAAAATTGGGAAAAACTCTGCTAATAAAGACAGTACAATTGTGGAGGATTATTCAGGAAAAGCAGTAGCTGGAGTAGCACCCACAGTCTTCAATGCAGGAATTGATGTAGAGACAAAAATTGGTCTATATGGAAATGTCTATTACAATTACCGCAGTAGTATGCCTTATACTTCTGACGGCTTATATAAAACCAATTCGTACAGTTTGCTCAACGCAAAATTAAGTTACCACAAAAGCATCAGGTATTTTGAGTTTGATCTTTACGCAGGAGCGAACAATATCTTGGGGACGCAGTACTACAATATGGTATTTGTGAATCAATTATCTGATGCGTATATTCCTGCACCCAATGAAATCAATTTTTTTGGAGGTTTAAATCTTAAATACAAATTCTAA